The Phacochoerus africanus isolate WHEZ1 chromosome 3, ROS_Pafr_v1, whole genome shotgun sequence genome window below encodes:
- the TLDC2 gene encoding TLD domain-containing protein 2, translated as MATSAGYGWQGQGGSRLEVGAGVVSSFLRLGWPPQRPGQDEEAAEPSQVEDALSEEEGEEEEDEGDTVPAPAPAPEDPVEPQLAEASQVLGASEIRQLSLHLPPRVTGHSWSLAFCTSRNGFSLRSLYRQMEGHNGPVLLVLRDHDGQMFGAFSSSAIRLSKNFYGTGETFLFTFSPQLKVFKWTGSNSFFVKGDLDLLMIGCGSGHFGLWLDGDLYHGGSHPCATFNNEVLARQEQFCIKELEAWVLS; from the exons ATGGCCACATCTGCTGGGTATggctggcaggggcagggagggagccggCTGGAGGTAGGGGCAGGTGTGGTCAGCAGCTTTCTCCGGCTGGGCTGGCCACCGCAGAGGCCTGGGCAGGATGAGGAGGCAGCCGAG CCCAGCCAGGTGGAGGACGCTCTGTCTGAGGAggagggtgaggaagaggaagacgaGGGGGACACAGTGCCAGCCCCAGCTCCTGCTCCTGAAGATCCCGTGGAGCCCCAGCTGGCAGAGGCCAGCCAGGTTCTGGGAGCCTCGGAGATCAGGCAG ctcagccTTCACCTCCCCCCGAGAGTCACTGGACACTCCTGGAGTCTGGCCTTCTGCACATCGAGGAACGGCTTCAGTCTGCGGAGCCTGTACAGGCAGATGGAGGGCCACAACGGGCCAGTGCTGCTGGTGCTGAGGGACCACGATGGCCAA ATGTTTGGTGCCTTCTCCTCCTCGGCTATTCGACTCAGCAAGAACTTCTACGGTACTGGCGAGACATTCCTCTTCACCTTCTCTCCACAGCTGAAG GTCTTTAAGTGGACAGGAAGCAACTCTTTCTTTGTGAAAGGAGACTTGGATTTACTGATGATAGGCTGTGGCAG TGGCCACTTTGGGCTGTGGTTGGATGGAGACTTGTATCATGGGGGGAGTCACCCCTGTGCAACCTTCAACAATGAGGTGCTGGCCCGGCAGGAGCAGTTCTGCATCAAGGAGCTGGAGGCCTGGGTCCTGAGCTGA